A genome region from Acetonema longum DSM 6540 includes the following:
- the eutS gene encoding ethanolamine utilization microcompartment protein EutS, translated as MTAEKPRVIQEYVPGKQVTLAHLIANPKRELCDKLGLAGSSAIGILTITPCEAAIIAADMATKAAAVEIGFLDRFTGSLVITGAVSAVETALLQVTHLLADGMGFTGARLTQS; from the coding sequence ATGACAGCCGAAAAGCCAAGAGTCATTCAGGAATATGTGCCCGGCAAACAGGTTACGCTGGCCCATCTGATTGCCAATCCCAAGCGGGAGTTATGCGACAAGTTGGGTCTGGCGGGCAGCAGCGCTATCGGTATTCTGACGATTACCCCCTGTGAAGCGGCGATCATTGCCGCCGATATGGCCACTAAAGCGGCTGCCGTGGAAATAGGCTTTCTGGACCGGTTTACCGGCTCCCTGGTCATTACCGGCGCCGTATCGGCGGTGGAAACGGCTCTGCTGCAGGTCACGCATCTGTTGGCGGACGGCATGGGCTTTACCGGTGCCAGGCTGACTCAGTCGTAA